ACCCGGAGGGGGGCCACCCAGGCACCCCCACGCCTTCGGCGTGGATGCCCGGGTACCCGCCCCTTCCGGACCTCCCCCAGGCGCAGTTCGAGCCGAGGGGCGTCGGCCATGCCGCAGGCAGGCCCGCCACGAGGCGAGGCCTGAGTTGGTGTTCGAGCCGAGGGGCTGCCGACGAGCCGCAGGCGAGGAGAGCCACGAGGCGAGGCCCGAGTTGGTTGCGCCGGCCGGGTACCCGCGCCGGAGGCGCGGGTGGGCGCTCGAACGCGCTTACTCCGACAGCCTCATAGCTCGCGCGATCCGCCGGAGCAACGCGTGGATTGCGGAGACGCTCTCCACGGCATACTCCGCGAGCCCTGCCCCCACGCCCACGCGAACGGTCAGCGCGCGGCCCTTGAGGGCGGTGAACGCCGGTTCGTCGGTGGCGTCATCCCCCGCGTACAGGACGACGGCGCGCCGGCCCCCAAGCTTTCGGCCGAGCTGGCGTGTGATCCAGACCGCAGCCTTTCCCTTCCCCCAGTGGACCTGAGGGAGGAACTCGAACACGTCCTTCCCGGGAAGGCTCGTGACCCCGGGCGTCTGGCGCTCGACTCGTGCCGCCAGGTCCAGAAGCTCGGCGCGCCGCCTCCACGCAACCTGCCGGTAATGCACGCTCACCGCCAGCCCCTTCAGCTCGAGGAAGGCGCCGGGAAAGCGACGGAGGTCGCGTGCCAGCGTACGAGCCGTCCGGCTGAGGCGTGGGGACCGGGCAGCGGCCCTCCGGTGCCTGAACCGAACCCCGGCCCCTTCGATTTCCAAGCCGTGGCAGCCGCCGTAGACGACGTTCGCGACCCCCACCCGGGTCTTGATGTCCCGGAGCGACCGGCCTGAGAGAACCGCAAGCCCGACCCGGGGGTTCTTCGCCAGCCCGTCCAGTGTCTTCCGAACGGTGGGAGCCAGGCGCGCCGCGCCGGGGGACGGGACGATGGGCGTGAGGGTGCCGTCGTAATCGAGAATGAGGATGAGCCCGGCGCCGCCCGCGAGCTCCTTCTCGAGACGGGCGCAGAGACGACCGGGGAGCGTCAGGGCTCCTTGACTCCGAGGACCTCTGCGGGGATGCGCGCCAGCTCGCTGAGAAGGAGACCCGCCCACCGGTAGATGTTGTGCTCCCGCACGACCTCCCGCATCCGCCCCATACGGGCCTGGCGTTCCTCGGGCGGCATCTCGAGCGCAGCGCGGATCGCGTCGGCTGTCTCGTCGACGTCGTACGGGTTCACGAGGAGGGCATCCCGCAGTTCCCTGGAGGCGCCGGTGAACCGGCTCAGGATGAGCGCGCCGTCGCCATCATCGCGGACGGAGACGAACTCCTTCGCGACCAGGTTCATCCCGTCGTGGAGCGAGGTGACCATGCAGAAGTCGGCGTGGCGGTAGAACGGCCAGATGTCGCGGTGCTCGTGGTGGCGCTTGAGGTACAGGATCGGCCGCCAGCCCCGCGTCTGGAGCGATCGGTTCACCTCCTCGACCGTCGCCTCCACCTCGGCCTGGAGCTCCTGGTAGCGGGTGATCCGGCTCCGACTGGGCGCGGCCAGCTGGACGAAGACGACCCGTTCCCGGTACGCCGGGTAGCGCTCGAAGAACCGGCGGAGCGCCCGGAGCCGCTCCGGCAGGCCCTTCGTGTAGTCGGCCCGCTCGACCCCCACCCCGAGGAACTCGGCCGAGATGCCGAGCCCGCCGAGGAGGGCCTGCCGGGTCACCGCGGGAGGATCCTCCAGGAACTCGGGGGCGACGCTGATCGGGAACGGCTTGACGTAGGTGACCCGTTGGCCACGGCTCACGGCGAAGTGCTCCCAGTCGATGCGAGCCTCGATCCCGCGCTCGACGGTCTCGAGAAAGTTGTTGCAGTAGTACTGGGTGTGGAAGCCGATGAGGTCCGCTCCCACCATCCCGAGAAGGATGTCGTCGTGCCACGGGCAGATCCGGAACGCTTCGAAGTTCGGCCAGGGGATGTGCCAGAAGATCGCGACCCGCGCGTCCGGTCGCGCGTCCTTGATGAGCGCGGGGAGCAGCGCGAAGTGATAGTCCTGGATGAGGACCATCGGCTCCTCGGTTCCCTCTATCTCCTCCAGGACGGTGGCCGCGAACTTCTGGTTCACCGCGAGGTAGTAGGCCCAGTCGTCAGGCCGAAACTGGGGCCGCGTGTGCACGATATGGCAGAGCGGCCAGAGGCCCTCGTTGGCGAAGCCATAGTAGTAGCCGTTCTCCTCGTCGGCCGAGAGCCACACCCGCCGGAGCGTGTAGCGGGGATCGTCTACCGGGAGCGCGAGCCGTCCGCGCGCGTCCGCGACCTGCCGGTCGGCGTCGCCGCTGCCGTGGGCGACCCACACGCCGCCGCACGCGCGCATCACCGGCTCCATGGCCGTGACGAGGCCGCTCGCCGGCGTCTGGGCCTCGATCTGGCCCGCCCGCCACACGTGACTGACGGGCTCCCGGTTCGACACGACGATCAGCGGGCGGCCGGCCAGCCGCAGGTTCACGAACTGCTTGAGGCGCTCCTCGGTCCAGATGCTCTCGCCCTGGAGCCGCAGCAGCGCCTCCTGCTCGGCGGCCGCGCGGGCCCGGTAGAGGCTCCCGACCAGGCCGGAGACCTCCAGCGCCAGGGGACCGAAGAGCCGGGCGTCGACCACGTCGGGGACGG
The genomic region above belongs to Candidatus Rokuibacteriota bacterium and contains:
- a CDS encoding trehalose-6-phosphate synthase, with protein sequence MRFTVRLLSAIWIAALLVIAGFAFFQIQEERHRLVGDLERRAVLLSAGLDEAVESALARGSTTAVQRLLKKFGTPSRWIAVYDRFAGVVAATPELKPVLPPSMPEITDALTRGAVQKGFRNVGDRRTYVYVTPLRREERLDGALAVFLDASHLEAAEWALWQSNAVHFLVLAAVISLITFVVVRISITQPMAKMAQWTKALRTGQPVPVPDVVDARLFGPLALEVSGLVGSLYRARAAAEQEALLRLQGESIWTEERLKQFVNLRLAGRPLIVVSNREPVSHVWRAGQIEAQTPASGLVTAMEPVMRACGGVWVAHGSGDADRQVADARGRLALPVDDPRYTLRRVWLSADEENGYYYGFANEGLWPLCHIVHTRPQFRPDDWAYYLAVNQKFAATVLEEIEGTEEPMVLIQDYHFALLPALIKDARPDARVAIFWHIPWPNFEAFRICPWHDDILLGMVGADLIGFHTQYYCNNFLETVERGIEARIDWEHFAVSRGQRVTYVKPFPISVAPEFLEDPPAVTRQALLGGLGISAEFLGVGVERADYTKGLPERLRALRRFFERYPAYRERVVFVQLAAPSRSRITRYQELQAEVEATVEEVNRSLQTRGWRPILYLKRHHEHRDIWPFYRHADFCMVTSLHDGMNLVAKEFVSVRDDGDGALILSRFTGASRELRDALLVNPYDVDETADAIRAALEMPPEERQARMGRMREVVREHNIYRWAGLLLSELARIPAEVLGVKEP
- the otsB gene encoding trehalose-phosphatase, with amino-acid sequence MGGSPSQRAGAHPRRGPRSQGALTLPGRLCARLEKELAGGAGLILILDYDGTLTPIVPSPGAARLAPTVRKTLDGLAKNPRVGLAVLSGRSLRDIKTRVGVANVVYGGCHGLEIEGAGVRFRHRRAAARSPRLSRTARTLARDLRRFPGAFLELKGLAVSVHYRQVAWRRRAELLDLAARVERQTPGVTSLPGKDVFEFLPQVHWGKGKAAVWITRQLGRKLGGRRAVVLYAGDDATDEPAFTALKGRALTVRVGVGAGLAEYAVESVSAIHALLRRIARAMRLSE